The region TGGCCCAGGACAAGATCCACGACCTCGCCCACGACGCCAGACGCAATCTTTGGTTGGCCATCGCCTTCGCCTGCGCCGCCATTCTCTTGACCGGGGGGGCCAGCGTGATCATTCAACGCCGGGTCATCTCGCCGCTGCAAGGCCTGACCCAGGCGATTAACGCCATCGCCAATGGTCGGCGCGACCTTGACATCGTCTGGACCCAGCGCCCCGACGAGATCGGCACCATGGCCCGGGCCGTGGTGGTGCTTCAAGACACCTCGCGCGACGCCGACCGCCTGGGCCAGTTCCAGCGCGACGAACAAATCCAGCGCGAACGCCGCCACGAAGACACCAACGCCCTGATCCAGGGCTTCGTGGATCACATGGCCGAAATCGCCCGCGGCTTCGCCGTCTCGGTGGAGGCCCTGCGCGCGAGCGGCGCCACCTTGCGCGATGCCGCCAGCCAGACCCGGGGCCAGTCCGAGGCCACCGCCTTGGCCTCGGAGCAGGTGGACGGCAACATCCAGACCGTGGCCGCCGCCTCGGAACAACTCTCGGCCTCCATCGCCGAGATCGCCCGGCGCGTGAGCGAAACCTCCAACACCTCCCAAGCCGCGGTCCAGGAAACCGAAACCACCACCAGCGTGATCGCCGGCCTGGCCGAGGCCGCGCGCCAGATTGGCGATGTGGTGGCCCTGATCAACTCCATTGCCTCGCAAACCAATCTTCTGGCCCTCAACGCCACCATCGAGGCAGCGCGGGCCGGCGAAGCGGGCAAGGGGTTTGCCGTCGTGGCCGGCGAGGTCAAAAGTCTGGCCGGACAAACAGCCCGCGCCACCGACGAAATCCAGCTCAAGGTGGCCCACATCCAGGCCGAAACCGGCAAGGCCGTCGAGGCCATTGCCGGCATCAAGGCAACCGTGGGCGCCATCAGCACCGCCGCCAGCAGCATCGCCGCCGCTGTGGAGCAGCAAGGCGCCGCCACCGCCGAGATCGCCCGCAACATCCAACAGGCCGCCTCGGGGGTGGGCGAAGTCTCGACCAACGCCCAAAACGTCTCCGAGGCCGCGGTCCAGACCACCAGCGCCGCCCAGGACCTGGGCCAAGTCAGCGAAACCATTGTTCACGAGTCCGACCTGCTCAAACGCACAGTCGAAACCTTCGTCAGCGACCTGCACCGCCTGACGGCCTGACATCCCGGCCCAGGAAAGCCCCCGAAACCGAGGGGTCTGGGGAGGCCGCGCCTCCCCAGCCTGCCTTCCCTTCCTCACCCGCCGGGACGCCCCCGTTCAATTGCCTCGGGATCGGCACGCTCACCTCTTTTCCAAACGGGCAGGGATGGTTAGGCTGATGCAGTTTCTCCATCCATCGCGGAGCCCGTCATGTTCGTTCGTGCCATCGTTCTCGCCGCAGGGCTGGCTGTGGTCCCGCTTTGGGGGGCTGGAGCCCAGGAGCCTTCCCCGATCACCGTCGAGGGGGCGTGGGCCCGCGCCTCGGCGTCGGTGGCCCGGGTGGCCGGTGCCTTCATGACATTTCACAACCAAGGCCCCGCTGATCGCCTGATCAAGGCCGAAGCCGATATTTCCCAGCGCGTCGAACTCCACACCCAGTCGTTCAAGAACGGCATGGCCACCATGCGCTCCCTGCCCGGCCTTGACATCGCGGCCAAGGCCGACACGGTCTTGGAACCCGGGGGCCTACACATCATGTTCATTGACCTCAAGGCGCCCTTGAAGGAAGGAGACCGCTTCCCTCTGGCGCTGACGTTTGAGCGCGCCGGCACGATCCAGGTGGAGGTCGCCGTCAAGGCCGCTGGCTCCATGAGCGGCATGGACGGCATGGGCGGCATGGGCGGCATGGGCGCGCAGGGAGAAAAACCGTGACCCGTCGCATCGCCCTGGTGGATGACGACCGCAATATCCTGACCTCGGTCTCCCTGACCCTGGAAGCCGAGGGCTTTCACGTCACCACCTACAACGACGGCGCCGAAGCCTTGCGTGGCCTGACCGCCGAGCCGGTGGACCTCGCGGTCCTCGATGTCAAAATGCCGCGCATGGATGGCATGGAGCTTTTGCAAAAGTTGCGCGAACGCACCACCATGCCCATCATCTTCCTCACCTCGAAAGATGACGAGGTGGACGAGCTGATGGGCTTGCGCCTGGGCGCCGACGACTACATCAAAAAACCCTTCTCCCAGCGCCTTCTGATCGAGCGCATCCGCACCCTCTTGCGCCGCCTTGACCTGCGCGCCGGATCAGCGGGGCCCGACCTGTCCAAAAGCGCCCTGGTGCGCGGCGACCTCACCTTGGATCCCGATCGCCACCTGTGCGCTTGGAAGGGACAGGCCGTCGATCTCACCGTCACCGAGTTCTTGATCCTCCAGGCCCTGGCCCAGCGCCCGGGCCATGTCAAAAGCCGCGACCAATTGATCGACGCCGCCTATGGCGAAAACATTTATGTCGATGACCGCACCATCGACAGCCACATCAAACGGCTGCGCAAAAAGTTCCGCGATGTTGACCGCTCCTTCTCGGAAATCGAGACCTTGTACGGCGTCGGCTACCGCTACAAGGACCCCGTCCCGCTGCGTCCCCCGGGAGAAGGAGCCCCCTCCGCCTAGAGGCGGCTCCTTGCCCCTCCCCTAAGGAGGGGTTTGGGGAGGCCCGCCTCCCCAGCCTTCTCTCTTCAAGGAACCTTCATGTCCGTCGCCGATGACGATGATCCCCCCAGCGGGCCCGAGCCCCGGCGTCCGGGGCCGCAGGGACGCCGCGGCCTGTTTCGCTCCGGGCTCACCCGGCGGATCCTGGCCGTCAACCTCATTGCCCCCATTTTCCTGGCGGTTGGCTTTCTTTACCTCGACGTCTACAAGAAAGCCCTGACTGCCTCGACCTTTCAGGCCCTGCGCACGGAAGCGGATCTGATCGCCGCGGCCATCGCCGAGGGCGCGGTCAATCTTGATGTCAACGTCGATGGCCGGGTGGTCCGCGCGACCCACGGCATCAACCCCGACACCGCGCGGCAGATGGTCCGCCGCCTCGCCAATCTGGCCAACGTGCGCGCCCGCCTGTTTGGCACCAATGGCACCTTGCTCGCCGACAGTCAGCGTCTGGTGGGCTATGGCGGCGTGGTCCAGGTCGTCGATCTGCCGCCACCGCCCCGGCCCGACCAGACCGTCCCCAGCGTGGCCCGGCGCCTCTACGACGCCTTGCTGCCCTCGGCCGCCGAGAGCAGCGGCCTCATGACCGACGTCGAGCACCCCCACCCGACCATCAGCGACTATCCCGAGGTTGCCGATGCCCTGACCCTGGGCGAAAACAGCCAAGCGATGCGCGTGCGCCCCGAGCACGGCATTGTCCTCTCGGTCGCCGTGCCGGTGCAGTACTACAAGCAAGTGGTCGGCGCGGTGATGGTCTCGCGCAGCGGCGATGACATCATCGAAAGCCTGTTCGAGATGCGCCTCGCGGTGATGGAGATTTTCACCTTCACCCTGTCGCTCACCATCTCGATGTCCCTCTACCTGGCCGGTACCATCGCCCGGCCGCTGGTCCGCCTCGCCGCCGCCGCCGACCGGGTGCGCCGGGGCAAGGGAGGGCGCGAAACCGGCATCCCCGACTATTCAGCCCGCAGCGACGAACTGGGCGATCTCTCGGAGGCCCTGCGCGCCATGACCGAGGCCCTATGGGCCCGCATGGACGCCATCGAGGGCTTTGCCGCCGATGTCTCCCACGAGATCAAGAACCCCCTGACCTCCTTGCGCAGCGCCGTCGAGACCGCGGCGCGCCTCGACGACCCCGTAAAGCAAAAACGCCTGATGGCGGTCATCGTGGATGACGTCCAGCGCCTAGATCGCCTGATCACCGACATCAGCGACGCCTCGCGCCTGGATGCCGAGCTGTCGCGGGCCGAAAAAGACCCCGTGGCCCTGCGGCCCATACTAGAAACCCTCGCCGAAATCCACGAGTCCGAGGCGCGCGAGCGCAAGGTGGCCCTGGTCGTGGACGGGAATGCCACCGAGCCGCTGGTCGTGCTGGGCATGGAGGGGCGTTTGGTGCAGGTGTTTCGCAACCTGATCGTCAATGCCCTGTCGTTCTCTCCCGAAGGCGGGACCCTGCGCCTCAAGGGCCGCCGGGTACGCGACCGATTGATCGTGACGGTGGACGATGACGGCCCCGGCATTCCGCCGGGCTCGGAGGAGGYCATCTTCAAGCGCTTCTATTCCGAACGCCCCAGCGCCGAGAAGTTTGGCACCCACTCGGGCCTGGGCCTCGCCATCAGCCGCCAGATCATCGACACCCACGGCGGCACCATCCGCGCCAGCAACCGGCTGGATCGCCAGGGGAACGTCCTGGGGGCGCGCTTTGTTGTGGATCTGCCGGCCGCTTGACAGGGGAAGAGAAGGCTGGGGAGGCGGGCCTCCCCAGACCCCACCGTTCCGAGATCATGGCGTGCTGTTGGGGACGAACACCACGGGCTTGAGAGAGCGGTCGTGGACGGTGAGTTGGAACACGTCGGGGCGGGCGTAGTGGCCCACCACATCCATGTCGAACTGTGCTTCCACGATGTGGGCGAGATCGACCTCGGCAGTCAGAACGGTTTCCCCAGGCGCGGCAGGGCCGGCCAAAACGGTGCCCAGGGGTCCCACGATGACGCTCCCGCCCTTGATAACCTGCTCGGGCGTGTCGTGGGGCGGACTGTAGGCATAGTCCTCGGGCAGAGCCGAGCGGTCCAGGGACTGGACGGCGGACAGCACAAAACAGCGACCCTCGGCGGCAATGTGGCGCATGGTGGCCAGCCACGTGTCGCGGTCATCAACCGTGGGGGCGCAATAAAGCTGGACGCCCCGGGCGTAGTAGGCAAGCCGCAGTTGCGGCATGTAGTTTTCCCAGCAAATGGCCGAGGCGATCTTGCCCAGCGGGGTGTCGATGACACTCACGTCGGAGCCATCGCCACAGCCCCACACCAAGCGCTCGACGGCGGTGGGCATCAGCTTGCGATGGCGGCCGATCAGCATGCCCTCGGGGGAATAGGTCAGGGTCGAGCAATACAAGGTGCCCCCCTCACGCTCGATCACCCCAACCACCAAATGCACGCCATGGCGCTCGGCAATGCCGGACAGCACCGCGCCATCGGGCCCGGCCACCTCGACGGCGCTTTCGTGGTAGCGGCGGTACTGCTGGCGACCCTCAGGCAGCCGGAAGCCAAGCCGGGCGCCGAAGTCGAGCCCCTTGGGATAGCCCGAGACAAACGCCTCGGGAAACACCACCAACCGGGCGCCCCGCTCGGCGGCCTGCCCGGTGAAGGCATCCACCTTGTCGAGGCAGGCAGCCTTGTCGAACAACACCGAGCCCGCCTGAACCACGGCGACGGTAAATGCGCTCATGCCTCGTCTCCCAGCTTTTGGCACAAACCGAAAAAAGCGCCGCCAGCGTCGCGCACGATGGCCATGCGCATGTCGCCGACCACAAAGGACTCGCGCACCACCGTGCCGCCCTGGGCCACAAGGCGCGCCAAGCTGGCGTCTACATCCTGGTCGGCGATATAGGCGAACCAATGGGCGGGAACGCCGGCGAACCGCTCCGGGGTCATCTGGAACAGACCGGCAGCGGGCTGGCCGTTGTTCCAGGCGATCCAATAGCCGTCATCGCGGCCCGAGGCGTCGTAGGTCCAGCCATAGAGCGTCGCGTAAAACGCCTTGGCGGCGTCGATATCCCAGGTCAGGAGTTCGTTCCAGCAGAAGTGTCCGTGATCCATCGGCACGCCTTTTCTGTTATCGCACCAACTCGGTCATGGCGACATCCAGGCCGGTCAGGGTCAGGGGGTACATGCGCTGCCCCATCAGGCGATGGACCAGGGCGGTCGAGGCGGTGCTTCCCCAAAACCGCTCCGGCACCGGATTGAGCCATACCGCCCGGGGCCACTGCTCCAACAGACGGGCGACCCACACCTGCCCGGGCTCCGCGTTCATATGCTCGACCGAGCCCCCGATCCGGGTCAGTTCGCTGGGACTCATGGCCGCGTCGCCGACCAGGATCAGCCGGTAGTCCCGGGGATAGGTATTGAGCAACAGAGCGGTCGGGGTTCTTTCCGCATGGCGCCGGGCATTGGACCGCCAGAGGGATTCGTACACACAATTGTGGAAATAAAACGTCTCCAAATGCTTGAACTCGGCCCGCGCCGCACGAAACAGGCTCTCGCACACCCCCACATGGTCGTCCATGGAGCCGCCACTATCGAGCAACAACAACACCTTCACCGCGTTGTGACGCTCCGGCACCATTTTCACATCCAGCAGCCCACCTTGGTGAGCGGTGGCGTGAATGGTGCCCTCCAGGTCCAGTTCGGTGGCGGCGCCGGTGCGGGCAAAGGTCCGCAACCGCCGCAAGGCCAGCTTGAAGGCGCGCGGCCCCAACTCGGTATCGCCATCCAGATCGCGGAACTCCCGCCGATCCCAGACCTTGAGCGCCCGCCGATGACGCGAGCGATCCTGGCCAATGCGCACTCCCTCGGGATTGTAGCCATCGGCGCCAAACGGCGAGGTGCCCTGAGTGCCAATCCACTTGCCCCCCCCAGCGTGGCGCTTCTTTTGCTCCTCCAAGCGTTGACGCAAGGTCTCCATCAGGGCCTCGAAGCCGCCCAGCGCCGCCACCTGAGCCTTTTCCTCGGGCGTCAGGAAACGCTCGCCCAGGGAGCGCAACCAATCCTCGGGCAAAGCGCGCGCCTCAGGACCGACGGCCAGCGCCTCCCCAAGGGTCTCCAAGCCCCTGAACACTTGGCCAAACACCTGATCAAACCGGTCGAAATGCCGCTCGTCCTTGATCAAGGTAGCACGAGCCAGATGGTAAAAATCATCAACCCGGCCAAACGCCAGCCGAGCATCGAGCGCGTCGAGCAGCATCAAATACTCGGTCAGACTGACCGGCAGTCGGGCTTCCCGCAACGTAAGAAACAAACGTAAAAACATGGGCCAGCCCTCCCCCGATGAGGGGTCTGGGGAGGCCAGCCTCCCCAGCCTTTCTCTCAACTTTTCCTAGCGCCCCTCACGCCGCGCCAGAAAAGCCAGCCGCTCGACCAAGTGAACATCTTGCTCCGTCTTGAGCAACGCCCCCACCAACGGCGGCACCAACGACCGCCCCTCGCGCCCGCGCAGGGCCTCCGGCGCAATGTCATCGCTTGCCAGCAACGTTAGCCAGTCCAGGAGTTCCGAGGTGCTGGGCCGTTTGCGCAACCCCGGAACCTCGCGCAGTTGAAAGAACACGGCCAGCGCTTCCTCGACCAGCCGATGCGACAAACCGGGATGATGCACCCCCACGATGGCGCGCAGGGTCTCCTCGTCGGGAAAGCGGATGTAGTGGAAAAAGCAGCGGCGCAGGAACGCGTCCGGCAGTTCCTTCTCGTTGTTCGAGGTGATGATCACCACCGGCCGGCGCTGGGCCTTGATCCGCTCGCCGGTCTCATGGACATCGAACTCCATGCGGTCGAGTTCCAGCAATAAATCGTTGGGAAACTCGATATCGGCCTTGTCGATTTCGTCGATGAGCAGCACCGCCCCGTCCGGCCGCTCGAAGGCCTGCCACAGCGGCCCCTTGCGCAGGTAATGCCGGATGTCCTGAACGCGGGGATCGCCCAACTGGGAATCGCGCAGGCGGGCCACGGCATCGTAGTCATACAGGCCATGCTGGGCCTTGGTGGTCGATTTGATCGACCACGTGAGCAGCGGCATGCCCAAGGCCTGGGCCACCTCCTCGGCCAGAACGGTCTTGCCGGTGCCGGGCTCTCCCTTGACGAGCAAGGGGCGGGCCAGGGTGATCGCGGCATTGACCGCCACGCGCAGGTCATCGGTGGCGATATAGCGATCGGTGCCGGTGAAGGTCATGGGCGGGCCTCCAGGAGGGATCGTCGATGCCCTTGAGGGTCGCAACGATCGGGGGCCGCGTCAATGAGGCAGGAGACCAGGATAAAAGGGAAGGTTGGGGAGGCGCGGCCTCCCCAAACCCCTCGGTTGGTTAGCCGTGCTTCTTCAGGGCGTCCAGCAGGGCATCGCCCATGCCAGAGGTGCCGACCAGGGTCTTGCCGGGCTGCATGATGTCGCCGGTGCGAATACCCGCCGCCAGCACGTCGCGCACCGCCTGATCGACCAGATCCGCCTCGGCCGCCAGATCAAAGCTGTAACGCAGCATCATCGAGAAGCTGAGGATGGTCGCCAGCGGGTTGGCCTTGTTCTGGCCGGCAATGTCAGGCGCCGAGCCATGGACCGGCTCGTACATCGCCTTGCGCCGGCCCTGGGCATCCGCCTCGCCCAACGACGCCGAGGGCAGCATGCCCAAGGAGCCGGTCAGCATCGCCGCGCAGTCGGACAGCAGGTCACCGAACAGGTTGTCGGTCACAATCACGTCGAACTGCTTGGGCTGGCGGACCAACTGCATGGCGCAGTTGTCGGCGTACATGTGCGACAGGGCCACGTCGGGGAACTCGCTGGTCCCGATCTTGGTCACTTCCTCGCGCCACAACAGGCCCGATTCCATCACGTTGGCCTTTTCCACGCTGCACAGGCGCTTGTCGCGCTTGCGGGCAAGGTCAAAGGCCACGCGGGCCACCCGGACGATCTCGTGGGTGTCGTACACCTGGGTGTTGACGCCGCGCCGCTCGCCGTTGGGCAGGTCGCTGATGCCACGCGGCTGGCCGAAATACACGCCGCCGGTCAGCTCGCGCACGATCAGGATGTCGAGACCGGCCACCAGCTCGGTCTTGAGCGACGACGCCTCGGCCAGGGCATCAAACACCAGAGCCGGACGCAGGTTGGCGAACAGCTCCATGTCCTTGCGCAGGCGCAGAAGGCCGCGCTCGGGCTTCACGGCAAAGTCCAGCGAATCCCACTTCGGCCCGCCCACGGCGCCCAGCAGCACCGCATCGGCCTCCAGGGCCAGCTTCATGGTGTCGTCATGCAGCGGCGTGCCATACGCATCATAGGCCACGCCGCCGACCAAACCGTCCTCCACCTCAAACGTGGCCCGGCCACTCGCCGCCAGCCAGTCCATCACCCGACGAACCTGGGCCATCACCTCGGGGCCAATCCCATCACCGGGCAGGAAAAGAAGCTTCTTCGCCGACATCATCGTCTCCGAAAAACAATAAGGGGTCGTTCGCGTTAAGGCTGGGTGCTTGCTTCGGGCGATACGGGGCTGCCGCCCCGAACCCCGCCTGGGGCGATGCCCCAGACCCCCTTTTTTCTTCTGTCTATGGCCCTCCCTTCCTCCCCCCCTTTTTTGAAAAAGCGCGCTTTTCAAAAGGAAGCCTCCCTCGAAACCAGGTTTCCCTATCAGGACCGTGGTAGACCACCACGTTGATAGGCCGGGTGTGGAAGCGCAGTAATGCGTGAAGCTAACCGGTACTAATCGTCCGATCGGCTTGATAAACGCGCAGAGGCCAGGCCGGCCCTAGCGCTTGTAAATTCCCATAACGACATCATCAGACGGCTTCGATGGCTTGGTGGTCATGGCGAACAGGAAACACCCGATCCCATCCCGAACTCGGCCGTGAAACTGTTCAGCGCCAATGGTACTGCGTCTTAAGGCGTGGGAGAGTCGGTCGCCGCCAGGCCTTCAAAGCCGTCTGTCAAAAAACCCTCTTTACACTGTCAAATAGCCTTATCGCGGGGTGGAGCAGCCCGGTAGCTCGTCAGGCTCATAACCTGAAGGTCGTCAGTTCAAATCTGGCCCCCGCAACCAAAATTCATGAAAAAAGGCGTTAGCTCAAGGGCTAACGCCTTTTTTGCGTCCCAGACTCGGCACAGTTAACACATAGGTAACAGGCGAAGGCGCTTCTGCGTCCATCAGAAGGAGAGTAGAGCAGGGTGATTTTTTTAGCGACGGATTTCGGACTGACCGGTCCGTATCTTGGGCAGGTCAGGGCCGTTCTTGCCCAGCGGTGTCCCGAGCAGGCGGTTATTGATCTGTTTGCCGATCTGCCGGTGTTTCAGCCCGCCCTGTCGGCCCCTTTGTTGGCGGCCTATACCCGCGACCTGCCGTCTGGAAGCTTGGTTTTGGGGGTTGTCGATCCCGACGTGGGGGGAGAGCGCGACGGCGTGATCTTGCAGGCGGACGGTCTGTGGTTCGTGGGGCCCGACAACGGTTTGTTTTCCCTTGTGGCGCGCTGGGCGAGGGAGCGGGCGGCGTGGCGCTTGTCGGTGCCGCCGGGAGCCAGTGCCTCCTTTCATGGCCGCGATGTTTTTGCCCCGGCTGCGGCGATTTTGGCCCGGGGAGGCTTGCCCGAGGGCACTACGGTGTTAGATCCTGGGCGACTCGACCGCCCGGATTTTCCCAACGACCTTCCCCGGATCATATACCTGGACACCTATGGAAACGCCCTCACCGGGATTCGGGCGAGTTCCCTGGGGCCCCATGATACGCTCGCCCTAGAGTCGAGTGTTCTTCCTCGTGCGCGGACTTTTTGCGATCTCGACAAGGGGGAACCGTTTTGTTATCGTAACGCTAATGGGTTGATGGAAATCGCGGTGAACCAGGGGCGGGCCGACCAAAAGCTTGCTCTTCACCTGGGAACCCCCGTGCGTGTGATCGCCGCCACAGCCGGTGTATCGGTTCGGGGGTAGAATCCGGTATTCGACGTGGAGACAAAACGGTACACTGGCCTTAGTGTTATTCTGACCGGAACTGGTTGTATGTTAAGGGCAGTCGGGGCGTGATGAAGGCATCGATCAAGTTTTGGGGTGTCCGAGGCAGCATTGCCTGTCCGTCTCCCCAGCATGTCATTTATGGTGGGAATACCAGTTGCGTTGAAGTTGTTGTGGGAGATCATCACGTTATCCTGGATGCGGGAACGGGCATTCGTAATCTTGGTGCGTGCCCCAGTAACCGTGGGGTAGATCACTTTACATTGCTGATGACCCACACCCATTGGGATCACATCTTCGGGTTCCCTTTTTTTGCCCCGGCCTATAACCCGAAGGTTCGTCTTGATGTCTTTGCCGGGCATTTGTCAAGTAATGGAGGCATCCGGCATCTTTTAGCCAGCCAGATGTCCGATCCGATGTTTCCGGTGCCCCTCGAAAACCTCCAGTCGCAGAAGACCTTTACCGATTTCGAGGCCGGCGAAACCTTTGTGCTCGACAAAAGCGGTATCAAGATCCGGACCGCTCCCCTTAATCATCCCAATGGGGCAACAGGATACCGCCTGGAAGCGCAGGGGCAAGCCGTATGCTACGTGACCGATACGGAGCATATCCCGGGGCGGCCTGATGAAAATATCTTAAGGTTGATAGAGGGGGCGGATTACGTCATTTATGATAGTACTTACACCGAGGAGGAACTCCCCAACCGGGTTGGCTGGGGACATTCCACCTGGGAAGAGGGGGTGCGGCTGTGTCAACGGGCGGGGGCCAAAAACTTGGTGCTTTTCCATCATGATCCCGACCACGACGATGCGTTCATGGCCGATTTGGAAGTGAAAACCAAGCAGGTCTGGGAGGGGTGCCTCATCGCTCGCGACGGCCTGGAGATTGACCTTGATCCGGCCTCCTCGTGCTGAAGCCCGAGGCTGGGCCGTCGCCCCAGGAACCATCGCGGTTCCCTTGGGGCAGGCGGCCCTTTGTTACTGGTCTTGGCGACGCTGCTGCCGTTCAGCGTCGGCGATCAGGTCCTTGAGCCGGGTCCACTCCGGGGTGCCCGGACGCAACCGGCCTTCAGCGCGTTTGGCGTGGGCCAGGGCCTCGCGCGGGTCATTGCCTGCTAGTGCCATTTCGGCGAGATAATACGCGGCCAAGCCTTCATCCCCCAGGCGACCCTCGGCGTTGGCAAGCTGGCGCCAAGCGAAGGGATTGGTGGGATCCAGGGCTACCGCTGCCTTCAAGGCCTTGCGCGCTTCCATGAGCGTGGTGGGCTCGCCGATTTCGTTGCCGACATGGCCCAACGACACCAAAATCAAGGGTTCGGTCGGAGCTAGTCGAGCCGCTTCGGCGTATGAAGTCCGGGCCTCGGCCAAGCGCTGGTGCTCGAACAGCATCTGGCCGCGCAGTTCCTGGAGGTAGGGGTCGGTGGGGGCCTCGGCGATCAGGCCATCCATCAAGGGGAGGGCGCGACTGAGATCGGCGCTACGATAATAGGCGATGGCCTGGGCATAGCGTCCGGCGACCGAGCGATCAGAGGCCGGATAGGTGGCCAGAGTGGTTGACGGGGGCCGCAGGAAGGCAAACAGCTTGGCCTTGAGGCGGGCAAAGGCGGCGACATCGGCCGGGGCGGGGGCCTTGCCCGTTTGGCCGGAATGGGCCACATGGGCGCGCAAGGTTTCCATGCGGTCGCGGGTCAGGGGGTGGGTCCGGGTGTAGGCATCCTGATTGTTTGACATCAGGGCTTCCTGGCCGCTCAACACATCAAAGAAGCGGAGCATCCCCTCGGCCGACTGCCCCGTGGCATCCAGGGCCTTCAAGGCAAAGGCGTCGGCGGCGTTCTCCTGGGTGCGGGTGTACGACAAGAAGTCCCGCTGGGCCATCTGGGCCGCGCCCAGGGCGACCGCACCGCCGAGGTCGCCCCGTCCGGCCGCGGCGCCGAGAGCCGCACCGGCCAGCATGCCAACAAAACTAGACAAGGTTGATTGCGCCACCTGATCTCGCAGTCGTAGCATATGACCGCCGACGACGTGGCCGATTTCGTGGGCGATCACGCCCTTGAGTTCATCAGGACCCTTGGCGCGCAAGATCAGGCCCGAATTGATGAAGATGCGTGATTCCGTGGTGGCGAAGGCATTCACTTCGCCATCATTGAGAACGCGCAAGGTGACAGAGCGTTCACCCAAACCGGCCGTGCGCAGAAGTGGCGCGGCGAACTGGGCAATGATACGTTCCGTTTCCGCGTCGCGGATCAGGGACAGGCTTCGGGCCCGAGCCGGATCCGGCAGCAAGGCCATAAGGCCGACGAGAACCGAGACAACCACAAGCGTGCGCATGGGGGACACCGTGACGGTCAGAAGGACAGGCTGGGGCAAGGGTAAGGACCGGGGGGGGAAGCGTCAATCCATGGCCCTGATGGCGGCTCTGCTTCTCGGACTGACGACGGCCTGCGCCGATGACCGCCCCCCCGGCGTAATCGGCCATATCGAGGGGTTCGCCGGCGTGGTGGTGGCCGACGAGCCCCAGGCGGTCCTGGTCGCGCGTGATGTGCTTTCTGCGGGCGGTTTGGCCGGCGATGCCGCCGTCGCCCTGGGGTTCACCTTGGCGGTCACCTTGCCCTCCTCGGCTGGCCTTGGGGGGGGCGGTCTGTGCGTCGCTTATAATGGCGAGACCAACAAGATCGAGACCCTCGATTTCCGCCCCGGGGTGGGGGGGGCAGTCCGGCGGGAGCCATGGCGGTTCCTGCCCTGGCACGGGGATTGTTCGCCTTGCATGCCCGCCTTGGCTCCTGGCGCTGGGAGTCGCTGCTGACCCCCGCCGAGAGCTTGGCCCGCTTCGGTTTTCCCGTCTCGAGGGCTTTGCACCAACGGTTGATCGATTTGCCTCCCACTTTTACCCCACGGGCCGAGGGGCTGTCGCCTTTTCTGGCCGAGGGGCAGATCCTGGTCTTGCACGACCTAGCCGCAACCTTGGGTCGCTTGCGCCAGCGCGGGGCCGGGGTCATGCACGATGGCCCGCTGGCCCGGGAAATCGTGGCCGGTGCTCGGGCACAGGGGCTGATCCTTGACCAGGAGGCTCTGCGCGCCCAGGTCCCCCAGTGGGTCGCCAGCGAAACCAGCCGTCACGGCTATGAGACCGTGGCCCGGGCCACGCAGGAGGGCAGCCTCATCCCTG is a window of Pararhodospirillum photometricum DSM 122 DNA encoding:
- a CDS encoding methyl-accepting chemotaxis protein; translated protein: MMGIRALLTLCMGGVAFLLLISSAVNMEREWTRLSSITASEHLVAAYGAAGRTLEYVGQERGTTSLPLAADTAADDTRRTPVREARAKLDTRLQETQAALEVVNNKAFTDAFSALSHRLTQARTLADQAMAQDKAQRDPGAQKKYQEEMFAIATATTDLAQDVRVAISAHTPQIAPYATAIALAIELRDLGGRQSNMLLNTVMTQKPMTSETERQVLTFQGQVKQLLTEIEEVARGLNNPVLTGALASLQRDYVDAFARFKDKILDASDKGGTYGLDGPTYRATTQPMLAAIVNVRDTALSVAQDKIHDLAHDARRNLWLAIAFACAAILLTGGASVIIQRRVISPLQGLTQAINAIANGRRDLDIVWTQRPDEIGTMARAVVVLQDTSRDADRLGQFQRDEQIQRERRHEDTNALIQGFVDHMAEIARGFAVSVEALRASGATLRDAASQTRGQSEATALASEQVDGNIQTVAAASEQLSASIAEIARRVSETSNTSQAAVQETETTTSVIAGLAEAARQIGDVVALINSIASQTNLLALNATIEAARAGEAGKGFAVVAGEVKSLAGQTARATDEIQLKVAHIQAETGKAVEAIAGIKATVGAISTAASSIAAAVEQQGAATAEIARNIQQAASGVGEVSTNAQNVSEAAVQTTSAAQDLGQVSETIVHESDLLKRTVETFVSDLHRLTA
- a CDS encoding copper chaperone PCu(A)C, encoding MFVRAIVLAAGLAVVPLWGAGAQEPSPITVEGAWARASASVARVAGAFMTFHNQGPADRLIKAEADISQRVELHTQSFKNGMATMRSLPGLDIAAKADTVLEPGGLHIMFIDLKAPLKEGDRFPLALTFERAGTIQVEVAVKAAGSMSGMDGMGGMGGMGAQGEKP
- a CDS encoding response regulator transcription factor, with translation MTRRIALVDDDRNILTSVSLTLEAEGFHVTTYNDGAEALRGLTAEPVDLAVLDVKMPRMDGMELLQKLRERTTMPIIFLTSKDDEVDELMGLRLGADDYIKKPFSQRLLIERIRTLLRRLDLRAGSAGPDLSKSALVRGDLTLDPDRHLCAWKGQAVDLTVTEFLILQALAQRPGHVKSRDQLIDAAYGENIYVDDRTIDSHIKRLRKKFRDVDRSFSEIETLYGVGYRYKDPVPLRPPGEGAPSA
- a CDS encoding stimulus-sensing domain-containing protein → MSVADDDDPPSGPEPRRPGPQGRRGLFRSGLTRRILAVNLIAPIFLAVGFLYLDVYKKALTASTFQALRTEADLIAAAIAEGAVNLDVNVDGRVVRATHGINPDTARQMVRRLANLANVRARLFGTNGTLLADSQRLVGYGGVVQVVDLPPPPRPDQTVPSVARRLYDALLPSAAESSGLMTDVEHPHPTISDYPEVADALTLGENSQAMRVRPEHGIVLSVAVPVQYYKQVVGAVMVSRSGDDIIESLFEMRLAVMEIFTFTLSLTISMSLYLAGTIARPLVRLAAAADRVRRGKGGRETGIPDYSARSDELGDLSEALRAMTEALWARMDAIEGFAADVSHEIKNPLTSLRSAVETAARLDDPVKQKRLMAVIVDDVQRLDRLITDISDASRLDAELSRAEKDPVALRPILETLAEIHESEARERKVALVVDGNATEPLVVLGMEGRLVQVFRNLIVNALSFSPEGGTLRLKGRRVRDRLIVTVDDDGPGIPPGSEEXIFKRFYSERPSAEKFGTHSGLGLAISRQIIDTHGGTIRASNRLDRQGNVLGARFVVDLPAA
- a CDS encoding carbon-nitrogen hydrolase family protein, yielding MSAFTVAVVQAGSVLFDKAACLDKVDAFTGQAAERGARLVVFPEAFVSGYPKGLDFGARLGFRLPEGRQQYRRYHESAVEVAGPDGAVLSGIAERHGVHLVVGVIEREGGTLYCSTLTYSPEGMLIGRHRKLMPTAVERLVWGCGDGSDVSVIDTPLGKIASAICWENYMPQLRLAYYARGVQLYCAPTVDDRDTWLATMRHIAAEGRCFVLSAVQSLDRSALPEDYAYSPPHDTPEQVIKGGSVIVGPLGTVLAGPAAPGETVLTAEVDLAHIVEAQFDMDVVGHYARPDVFQLTVHDRSLKPVVFVPNSTP
- a CDS encoding VOC family protein: MDHGHFCWNELLTWDIDAAKAFYATLYGWTYDASGRDDGYWIAWNNGQPAAGLFQMTPERFAGVPAHWFAYIADQDVDASLARLVAQGGTVVRESFVVGDMRMAIVRDAGGAFFGLCQKLGDEA